A section of the Anabaena cylindrica PCC 7122 genome encodes:
- a CDS encoding sensor histidine kinase: MMYTPPISTITGLVLIVDDTPSNLEVISDTLSDAGFDVAIAISGDRALQQVERYLPDLILLDVMMPGIDGFETCRRLKANDRSCHIPIIFMTALSDSESKVKALELGAVDYIVKPFYEKEVLARVSTHLQLSHLTRTLSAQVAQKAAELEASQLQLIQKEKMSALGNLVAGVAHEINNPIGAIVGNVDAVQDYIHDLLGIIDLYNRKFPQPDAEIEDELKAVDLDYIREDLPKLIRAMKDGGDRIISISQSLRIFSRADNNTKQSFNLHDGIDSTVLILRHRLKANEHRPAIEVVTDYGQIPEIVCFPGQINQVFMNILANAIDALEESNSGCSFAEIQARPNRINIDTKVEGNWVKIAIIDNGLGMSEGVKTSIFDHLYTTKAVGKGTGLGLAIAKQIIEQTHAGKLSCYSVVDKGTEFVIHLPLYTDKF, translated from the coding sequence ATGATGTATACACCGCCAATATCTACCATTACAGGTTTAGTTTTAATTGTTGATGATACGCCTAGCAATCTAGAGGTAATTTCGGATACCCTGAGCGATGCAGGCTTTGATGTGGCTATAGCCATTAGTGGCGATCGCGCACTACAACAGGTCGAACGCTACCTCCCCGACTTGATTTTATTAGATGTCATGATGCCTGGCATTGATGGATTTGAAACTTGCCGAAGGTTGAAAGCTAATGACCGTAGCTGCCATATTCCCATCATTTTTATGACTGCCCTTTCTGATAGTGAAAGCAAAGTTAAGGCATTGGAACTAGGCGCGGTAGATTATATAGTCAAACCCTTCTATGAAAAAGAAGTTCTGGCACGAGTTAGTACCCATTTACAACTGTCTCACCTCACCCGAACCCTCTCCGCCCAAGTTGCCCAAAAAGCAGCAGAACTAGAAGCCTCCCAACTGCAACTGATTCAAAAAGAAAAAATGTCAGCCCTCGGTAATCTAGTCGCTGGGGTTGCCCATGAAATCAATAATCCCATCGGTGCAATTGTTGGCAATGTCGATGCGGTGCAGGATTATATTCATGACTTGTTAGGTATTATCGATCTCTACAATCGGAAATTCCCTCAACCCGATGCAGAAATAGAAGATGAACTAAAAGCCGTTGACCTAGATTACATTCGAGAAGATTTACCAAAACTAATTCGTGCCATGAAAGATGGAGGCGATCGCATCATCTCTATCAGCCAAAGTCTGCGGATTTTTTCTCGTGCTGACAATAATACCAAACAATCTTTCAATCTGCATGATGGTATTGATAGTACCGTATTAATTTTACGCCATCGTCTCAAAGCTAATGAACACCGTCCCGCCATCGAAGTCGTCACCGACTATGGCCAAATTCCAGAAATTGTTTGTTTCCCCGGACAGATCAATCAGGTATTTATGAATATTCTAGCAAATGCTATTGATGCCCTAGAGGAGTCCAATTCTGGATGCAGTTTTGCCGAAATTCAAGCTCGTCCCAATCGGATTAATATTGACACGAAAGTAGAGGGAAATTGGGTAAAAATTGCGATCATTGACAATGGACTCGGTATGTCTGAAGGAGTGAAAACATCTATATTCGACCATTTATATACTACCAAAGCCGTTGGTAAAGGTACAGGATTGGGGTTGGCGATTGCTAAACAAATTATTGAACAAACTCACGCTGGCAAGTTGAGTTGCTATTCTGTTGTCGATAAAGGTACTGAGTTTGTGATTCATCTGCCACTATATACAGACAAATTTTGA
- the pruA gene encoding L-glutamate gamma-semialdehyde dehydrogenase: protein MVLQIQNSTYEAKTQEIAKQVLAATQENRSFLAALRDQMRWDDKLLDWAMSNPGLRVQLFRFIDTLPALHSKSEIASHLQEYLGDESVELPAALKGMLNFANPDSMPGQVAATTVGTAVETLAHKYISGENIKQVIKTVERLRKEKMAFTIDLLGEAVITETEAQSYLERYLELMQQLVEASQKWTKIPAIDEAEGENIPKVQVSVKLTAFYSQFDPLDAQGSEERVSDRIRILLRRAKELGAAVHFDMEQYAYKDITFNILKKLLLEEEFRQRTDIGMTIQAYLRDSEQDARDIIAWLKQRGYPLTVRLVKGAYWDQETIKAAQKHWPQPVYNDKAATDANFETITQILLENHEYVYSAIGSHNVRSQSRAIAIAETLQVPRRRFEMQVLYGMGDKIAKALVDKGYRVRVYCPYGELLPGMAYLIRRLLENTANSSFLRQNLENRPVEELLAAPIPASPSLAGGTEEGFFGVADTDFAEEEKRRKSNQAFKNVRQQLGKTYLPLINGEYVNTTTFVDSLNPSNFSQVVGKIGLLSVEQAEEAMKFAKAAFPAWKKTPVKQRADILRKAGELMEERRAELSAWIVLEVGKPVKEADAEVSEAIDFCLYYADEMEQLDKGVIYDVSGENNRYIYQPKGIAVVISPWNFPLAIACGMTVAALVSGNCTLLKPAETSSVITAKFTEILIEAGIPKGVFQYVPGKGSQVGAYLVNHPDTHVIAFTGSQEVGCRIYAEAAILKPGQKHMKKVIAEMGGKNAIIVDESADLDQAVVGVVQSAFGYSGQKCSACSRVIVLEPIYDAFVERLVEATKSLNIGETELPSTQVGPVIDANSRDRILEYIQKGKEEAKVALELPVPTQGYFIGPVIFSEVPANGIIAQQEIFGPVLAVIRVKDFAEALEVANGTNYALTGGLYSRTPSHIEQAQADFEVGNLYINRNITGAIVARQPFGGFKLSGVGSKAGGPDYLLQFLEPKTVTENIQRQGFAPIEGAE from the coding sequence GTGGTATTACAAATACAAAACAGCACTTACGAAGCAAAAACCCAAGAAATTGCTAAACAAGTTCTTGCAGCTACCCAAGAAAATCGCTCTTTTTTGGCTGCTTTACGGGATCAAATGCGTTGGGATGATAAATTACTCGACTGGGCTATGAGTAATCCTGGGTTACGGGTGCAGCTTTTTCGCTTTATTGATACTTTACCCGCTTTACATAGTAAATCAGAAATTGCGTCTCATTTACAAGAATATTTGGGAGATGAGTCTGTAGAATTACCCGCAGCTTTGAAAGGGATGCTCAATTTTGCTAATCCTGATTCTATGCCGGGACAGGTAGCAGCGACAACTGTGGGAACTGCTGTGGAAACTCTGGCACATAAGTATATTTCTGGGGAAAATATTAAACAAGTCATTAAAACTGTTGAGAGACTGCGAAAGGAAAAGATGGCTTTCACTATTGATTTACTTGGTGAAGCGGTAATTACGGAAACAGAAGCGCAGTCTTATTTAGAAAGATACTTGGAGTTGATGCAGCAATTGGTGGAGGCTTCGCAAAAATGGACGAAAATTCCGGCTATTGATGAAGCTGAGGGTGAGAATATTCCGAAAGTTCAGGTTTCTGTGAAGTTAACGGCGTTTTATTCTCAGTTTGATCCTTTGGATGCTCAAGGTAGTGAGGAACGGGTGAGCGATCGCATTCGTATTTTACTACGTCGGGCAAAAGAGTTGGGTGCAGCCGTCCATTTTGATATGGAACAGTATGCGTATAAGGATATTACTTTCAATATTCTCAAAAAACTTTTGCTAGAAGAGGAATTTCGCCAACGTACTGATATTGGCATGACTATTCAGGCATATCTGCGCGATAGTGAACAAGATGCTAGAGATATTATTGCTTGGTTAAAACAACGGGGTTATCCTCTAACTGTTCGTTTGGTTAAAGGTGCTTATTGGGATCAGGAAACTATCAAAGCTGCTCAAAAGCATTGGCCGCAACCTGTTTATAATGATAAAGCGGCTACAGATGCGAATTTTGAGACAATTACGCAGATATTGCTAGAAAATCATGAGTATGTGTATTCTGCCATAGGAAGTCATAATGTGCGATCGCAATCTCGCGCCATAGCCATAGCAGAAACTCTCCAAGTCCCTCGTCGTCGGTTTGAAATGCAAGTGCTTTACGGCATGGGTGATAAAATAGCCAAAGCTTTGGTAGATAAAGGTTATCGTGTGCGGGTTTATTGTCCCTATGGTGAACTTCTCCCCGGAATGGCTTATTTAATCCGGCGATTATTGGAAAATACCGCAAATAGCTCCTTTTTACGCCAAAACTTAGAAAATCGTCCCGTTGAAGAACTACTAGCTGCACCAATTCCAGCTTCACCCTCGCTTGCGGGGGGGACTGAGGAGGGGTTCTTCGGTGTAGCAGATACGGATTTTGCTGAAGAGGAAAAAAGAAGAAAGTCAAATCAAGCTTTTAAAAATGTCCGTCAGCAACTTGGTAAAACTTATTTACCTTTGATTAATGGGGAATATGTAAATACAACCACCTTTGTTGATTCTCTTAATCCTTCTAATTTCAGTCAAGTTGTGGGAAAAATCGGACTTCTCAGCGTTGAACAAGCTGAGGAAGCAATGAAATTTGCTAAAGCTGCTTTTCCTGCTTGGAAGAAAACCCCAGTTAAACAACGTGCTGATATTTTGCGGAAAGCTGGGGAGTTAATGGAGGAAAGACGCGCTGAACTTTCTGCTTGGATAGTTTTAGAAGTAGGAAAACCTGTTAAGGAAGCAGACGCGGAAGTTTCGGAAGCGATTGATTTTTGTCTTTATTACGCTGATGAAATGGAACAGCTTGATAAAGGTGTAATTTATGACGTTTCGGGAGAAAATAATCGTTATATTTACCAGCCTAAAGGCATAGCTGTTGTGATTTCTCCCTGGAATTTCCCTTTGGCTATTGCTTGCGGGATGACTGTTGCTGCTTTGGTTTCAGGAAACTGCACTTTGCTCAAACCTGCGGAAACTTCTTCTGTAATTACTGCTAAATTTACAGAAATTTTAATTGAAGCCGGAATACCAAAAGGTGTTTTTCAATACGTCCCCGGTAAGGGTTCTCAAGTCGGTGCTTATTTGGTCAATCATCCTGACACCCATGTAATTGCTTTTACTGGTTCTCAAGAAGTAGGGTGTAGAATTTACGCAGAAGCTGCAATTCTCAAACCTGGTCAAAAGCACATGAAAAAGGTAATTGCGGAGATGGGTGGGAAAAACGCAATTATTGTGGATGAAAGTGCTGATTTAGACCAGGCTGTTGTCGGAGTTGTGCAATCGGCTTTTGGTTATAGTGGTCAAAAATGTTCTGCTTGTTCACGGGTAATTGTTCTCGAACCGATTTATGATGCTTTTGTCGAAAGGTTGGTAGAAGCGACGAAATCTTTGAATATCGGGGAAACGGAATTACCAAGTACCCAAGTTGGCCCTGTGATTGATGCTAATTCACGCGATCGCATTTTGGAGTACATTCAAAAAGGAAAAGAAGAAGCAAAAGTCGCTTTGGAGTTACCCGTACCAACTCAAGGTTATTTTATCGGTCCCGTGATTTTTTCGGAAGTACCTGCAAATGGGATAATCGCACAACAGGAAATCTTCGGCCCTGTGTTAGCGGTAATTCGAGTTAAAGATTTTGCAGAAGCTTTGGAAGTTGCTAACGGAACAAATTACGCTTTAACTGGTGGACTTTATTCTCGTACACCTTCCCACATTGAACAAGCGCAAGCAGATTTTGAAGTTGGGAATTTATACATTAACAGGAATATTACCGGGGCAATTGTCGCCCGTCAACCTTTTGGTGGGTTTAAGCTTTCTGGTGTAGGTTCTAAAGCTGGAGGGCCTGATTATCTTTTGCAATTCCTAGAACCAAAAACGGTGACAGAAAACATTCAGCGTCAAGGTTTTGCACCTATTGAGGGTGCTGAGTAA
- a CDS encoding adenylate/guanylate cyclase domain-containing protein — MKFFALRSSIRTQIMASTTLLILALIGAIVTVWAKSESTLYHQEKLNDAKILSKVLSSTYANEVSEENWSQIRLNIDLLLRENEDFLYALVSDSNQKNQIAASSPDEFQNNYIPDIVSLSVTNAAINSSEKTHVVETFILRDIYFADKLRAKRGEKVMEVSSDIQTLSGRKLGKLRIGISLRKVNLAVTNAVNQALVVGFAGLNIGWICAYFLAQHLSDPVRRLQISVAKIAGGDLQHRADIHSRADEIGALATSVNEMSAALQISFNKLKKTLDSFERFVPNKFISVIAPQGIENIEVGAASTRRMTILFCDIRGYTSMSEAMEPIEIFRFLNDYLACMGKAIDEAGGFIDKYIGDAIMALFDDGNTDCALHAAILMQQALDKFNDERSMQTGKTGLPRISVGIGIHRGTVVMGTVGFTSRIDSTVIGDAVNVASRIEGLTKQYGCNILITESVVRNLSCPESFSLRLIDKSVKVKGKDEAISIYEVKA; from the coding sequence ATGAAATTTTTCGCCTTACGTTCTTCAATTCGTACCCAGATCATGGCTTCTACCACCCTCCTGATTCTGGCTTTGATTGGTGCGATCGTTACGGTTTGGGCAAAAAGTGAAAGTACTCTTTACCACCAAGAAAAATTAAATGATGCTAAAATTCTATCTAAGGTATTAAGTTCTACCTATGCCAACGAGGTATCGGAGGAAAACTGGAGTCAAATTCGTTTAAATATAGATTTGCTGTTGAGAGAAAATGAAGATTTTCTCTATGCCTTAGTATCTGATTCCAATCAAAAAAATCAGATTGCTGCGTCTTCTCCTGACGAATTTCAAAACAATTATATCCCTGATATTGTATCCCTCAGTGTCACCAATGCTGCCATAAATTCCTCCGAAAAAACTCACGTTGTTGAAACATTTATTCTCCGAGATATTTATTTTGCTGATAAATTACGGGCTAAACGTGGTGAAAAAGTGATGGAGGTATCATCAGATATTCAAACACTATCTGGTAGAAAACTTGGCAAATTAAGAATAGGTATATCCTTACGAAAAGTCAATCTTGCTGTTACCAATGCAGTCAATCAGGCTTTGGTAGTAGGTTTTGCTGGACTAAACATAGGCTGGATATGTGCGTATTTCTTAGCACAGCATTTAAGTGATCCGGTACGCCGTTTACAAATTAGTGTTGCTAAAATCGCAGGTGGAGATTTACAACATCGCGCAGATATTCATTCTCGTGCAGATGAAATTGGCGCTTTGGCAACTTCAGTAAATGAAATGTCTGCTGCATTGCAGATATCATTTAACAAGTTGAAAAAAACTTTAGATTCTTTTGAGAGATTTGTTCCCAATAAGTTTATCTCAGTTATTGCTCCCCAAGGCATAGAAAACATTGAAGTAGGTGCAGCTTCAACAAGGAGAATGACGATTTTATTCTGTGATATTCGCGGTTATACCTCAATGTCTGAAGCAATGGAACCTATAGAAATCTTTAGGTTTTTGAATGACTATTTGGCTTGTATGGGAAAAGCCATAGATGAAGCAGGGGGATTTATTGATAAATATATTGGTGATGCTATTATGGCGCTATTTGACGATGGAAATACAGACTGCGCTTTACACGCCGCAATTTTAATGCAACAAGCTTTAGATAAGTTTAATGATGAGCGAAGTATGCAAACAGGAAAAACTGGTTTACCAAGAATTAGTGTTGGCATTGGTATTCATCGTGGTACAGTAGTTATGGGTACAGTAGGCTTTACTTCCCGCATAGATTCTACTGTTATCGGTGATGCAGTTAATGTTGCCTCCCGAATTGAGGGGCTAACTAAGCAATATGGATGTAATATTCTCATCACCGAGTCAGTAGTGAGAAACTTATCTTGTCCTGAATCTTTTTCTCTGAGACTAATAGATAAATCAGTGAAAGTCAAAGGCAAAGATGAAGCAATATCTATTTATGAAGTAAAAGCATAA
- a CDS encoding hybrid sensor histidine kinase/response regulator — MNLTKNIYDSPSFLSTNSSKPSRSLLAKVIVGGTTLFVVLGAYFSYQTVRSIMLANLKNQVLSEVTQSRDEIDHWLAILKVKVEMLANTDIVRSVDWSVASKYLIAEDQRIEDFSLFGLTTPDGWRESTVPNSKRANVTDRRWFQRSIAGYVHVGDPMVARANGMSSVPISVPIRRDGNPSSSPIGVVHGSVSVNRIKYVTETLKYGNNSYAFTLNSAGQAIVHPNPDFMTTIEKPGLKLVESADRGLAAIARKMVNKQQGIELVNIDKTIKYVAFIPLKEANWSVALVIPRENIESQLKLLDIIALAILALAGTLIGVLVYFQSAEQTQLKKSKALADAAKEIADSANNAKSEFLANMSHELRTPLNGILGYAQILGRSKVLPDKELQGVHIIHQCGYHLLTLINDILDLSKIEARKLELVSQAFHLPSFLQSVVEICHIRAQHKGIEFHYEPEDDLPNGVNADEKRLRQVLINLLGNAIKFTDRGSVTFRVQRTGLESNGTVQLCITIVDTGVGIAPADINKLFQTFEQVGEQKRKVEGTGLGLAISQQLVQLMGGKIQVKSQFGVGSEFSFEIILPLANDWSQQQTASVGNIIGYEGSQRHILIVDDRWENRAVLLNLLEPLGFMITEAEHGQAGLDQIQQHLPDLVITDLVMPVMDGFEMLRRIREQEELQSLKVLVSSASVAQIDQQMSIDAGGDDFLAKPVQVNDLFGLLEKHLQLTWKTEVIPDQSLDQPQPQELIPPPLADLQAWLELAQEGRLKKLIAAAEQLAQESDRYQPFTQKIIQLAKQFQSQQLEKFIQEYLS, encoded by the coding sequence ATGAATCTGACTAAAAATATTTACGATTCGCCCTCATTCCTTTCTACAAACTCTAGTAAACCTTCACGTAGCCTGTTAGCTAAGGTAATTGTAGGTGGTACTACTTTATTTGTAGTTTTAGGCGCTTATTTCAGCTATCAGACCGTGCGAAGTATCATGTTAGCCAATCTCAAGAATCAAGTGCTGTCAGAAGTGACGCAGAGCCGAGATGAGATTGATCACTGGTTGGCAATTCTCAAAGTTAAAGTGGAGATGTTGGCAAACACAGATATCGTGCGCTCAGTGGATTGGTCGGTCGCCAGTAAATATTTAATAGCAGAAGACCAGCGAATTGAAGATTTTTCACTCTTTGGTTTAACCACACCAGATGGATGGCGAGAGAGTACAGTCCCCAACAGTAAGCGAGCAAATGTTACAGATCGTCGCTGGTTCCAAAGGTCAATAGCAGGGTATGTCCATGTCGGTGATCCGATGGTTGCTAGAGCAAATGGCATGTCATCAGTACCAATTTCAGTTCCTATCCGCAGAGATGGAAATCCATCAAGTTCGCCCATCGGTGTAGTGCATGGTAGCGTTTCCGTTAATCGCATCAAGTATGTCACAGAGACACTCAAATACGGCAACAATAGCTATGCTTTTACACTCAACTCCGCCGGTCAAGCGATCGTTCATCCCAACCCCGACTTCATGACCACAATTGAAAAGCCGGGGCTGAAATTGGTTGAGTCCGCAGATCGAGGTTTAGCTGCGATCGCTCGAAAGATGGTAAATAAGCAACAGGGGATCGAATTAGTCAACATTGACAAAACCATCAAATATGTGGCCTTTATCCCCCTCAAAGAAGCTAACTGGTCAGTAGCACTGGTCATTCCCCGTGAAAATATTGAATCTCAACTCAAACTCCTAGATATCATCGCTTTAGCAATCTTAGCTTTGGCGGGAACACTAATTGGAGTGTTGGTCTATTTCCAATCTGCGGAACAAACCCAACTCAAAAAATCAAAAGCCTTAGCAGATGCAGCCAAGGAAATTGCTGATAGCGCCAACAATGCCAAGAGTGAATTTCTCGCCAACATGAGTCACGAACTTCGCACACCGTTGAATGGGATTCTCGGCTATGCCCAAATTCTGGGACGATCCAAAGTCTTGCCCGACAAAGAACTTCAGGGAGTCCACATCATCCACCAATGTGGCTATCATCTGCTCACACTGATCAATGATATTTTGGATCTCTCCAAAATCGAAGCCCGTAAACTGGAACTTGTCTCTCAAGCTTTCCACTTGCCGTCTTTCCTGCAAAGCGTTGTGGAAATTTGCCATATTCGGGCGCAGCACAAAGGCATTGAGTTTCACTATGAACCTGAGGACGATTTACCGAACGGTGTCAACGCCGATGAAAAACGGCTGCGCCAAGTATTGATTAACCTTCTCGGTAACGCCATTAAGTTTACCGATCGCGGTAGTGTTACCTTTCGTGTTCAACGAACTGGGTTGGAGTCCAATGGCACTGTGCAACTGTGCATTACCATTGTCGATACTGGTGTAGGGATTGCGCCAGCAGATATCAACAAACTCTTCCAAACATTTGAACAAGTAGGGGAGCAGAAGCGCAAAGTGGAAGGGACAGGGCTAGGATTAGCCATTAGCCAACAGCTTGTACAGTTAATGGGTGGCAAAATTCAGGTCAAAAGTCAGTTTGGAGTGGGTAGCGAATTCTCCTTTGAGATTATCCTGCCCTTAGCAAATGACTGGAGTCAACAGCAGACCGCATCTGTGGGTAATATTATTGGCTACGAAGGCTCACAACGTCATATTTTGATCGTAGATGATCGCTGGGAAAATCGCGCTGTCTTACTGAATCTGCTAGAGCCTCTAGGGTTCATGATCACCGAAGCCGAACATGGACAAGCTGGTTTAGACCAAATCCAGCAACATCTCCCGGATCTAGTGATTACTGACTTAGTTATGCCTGTTATGGATGGGTTTGAGATGCTGCGCCGAATTCGGGAACAGGAAGAACTGCAATCACTCAAAGTGCTTGTATCTTCTGCCTCCGTTGCTCAAATCGATCAACAAATGAGTATTGATGCGGGTGGTGATGATTTCCTTGCTAAACCAGTGCAAGTAAATGATTTATTCGGACTGTTGGAAAAACATCTCCAACTGACTTGGAAAACTGAAGTCATCCCCGATCAATCCCTAGATCAGCCGCAACCACAAGAACTAATTCCACCACCCCTCGCCGACCTCCAGGCTTGGTTAGAACTCGCGCAAGAGGGGCGATTGAAGAAGCTGATCGCCGCAGCAGAACAGCTGGCGCAAGAGAGCGATCGCTACCAACCTTTCACTCAGAAGATTATCCAACTGGCAAAACAATTCCAAAGCCAACAACTAGAAAAATTCATTCAGGAGTATCTCTCCTGA
- a CDS encoding ATP/GTP-binding protein: MEVLTIVGMAGFGKSTLAEHFKNQNLSVYSGR; the protein is encoded by the coding sequence ATAGAAGTATTAACTATTGTTGGTATGGCTGGCTTTGGTAAAAGTACACTTGCTGAACATTTTAAAAATCAAAATTTGTCTGTATATAGTGGCAGATGA
- a CDS encoding UDP-N-acetylmuramoyl-tripeptide--D-alanyl-D-alanine ligase translates to MSVSATLSQLVEVLLANPVNVSVSALAQLGIGMQTDTRILQPGEVFMALRGEKFDGHDFVEIAIAKGAIAAIVDYDYKNPGFPVLQVKDTLKAYQQIARWWRDSFAIPVIGVTGSVGKTTTKEIIAAVLATQGRVHKTYGNFNNEIGVPKTLLELGAEDDFAVIEMAMRGRGQIAELTQIAKPTIGVITNVGTAHIELLGSELAIAEAKCELLAEMPGDSVAILNHDSPLLMETAARFWQGKVISYGFSGGDIQGKLIDNEVVEVAGMRLPLPLPGRHNAINFLAALAVAKVLEIDWKSLQNGVVVNMPDGRSQRFTLPNDILILDETYNAAPEAMLAALQLLADTPGKRKIAVLGAMKELGARSPQLHQQVGEMVQNLQLDGLLVLVDGEDAENIAKSAVGIPSECFLTHTDLVARLKNYMQEGDRLLFKAAHSVGLDRVVNELRVELLT, encoded by the coding sequence ATGTCTGTATCGGCCACTTTATCCCAACTGGTTGAAGTTCTTTTAGCAAATCCTGTTAACGTATCTGTATCTGCTTTAGCTCAATTGGGCATTGGTATGCAAACAGATACCAGAATTTTGCAACCTGGTGAAGTATTTATGGCTTTACGAGGGGAAAAATTTGATGGACATGATTTTGTGGAGATTGCGATCGCTAAAGGTGCGATCGCAGCTATTGTAGATTACGACTATAAAAATCCTGGATTCCCGGTTTTGCAGGTGAAAGACACCCTCAAGGCATATCAGCAAATTGCTAGATGGTGGCGTGATTCCTTTGCTATACCGGTGATTGGGGTAACAGGTTCGGTGGGTAAAACCACAACCAAGGAAATAATCGCCGCAGTTTTAGCCACTCAGGGAAGAGTTCACAAAACCTATGGGAATTTCAATAACGAAATTGGTGTCCCAAAAACCTTGTTAGAACTCGGTGCAGAAGATGATTTTGCTGTGATAGAAATGGCAATGCGGGGAAGGGGACAAATTGCCGAACTAACGCAAATCGCTAAACCAACTATTGGAGTAATTACCAATGTGGGAACGGCACATATTGAGTTACTCGGTTCAGAATTAGCCATAGCTGAGGCGAAATGTGAATTATTAGCAGAAATGCCTGGTGATAGTGTGGCGATTCTCAATCATGATAGTCCCTTATTAATGGAGACAGCGGCGAGATTTTGGCAGGGGAAGGTGATTAGTTATGGCTTTTCTGGTGGGGATATTCAAGGGAAGTTAATTGATAACGAAGTGGTAGAAGTGGCAGGAATGCGTTTACCTTTACCGTTGCCTGGTCGTCATAATGCTATTAATTTTTTAGCAGCTTTAGCAGTAGCTAAGGTATTAGAAATAGATTGGAAATCTCTACAAAATGGCGTAGTTGTGAATATGCCTGATGGGCGATCGCAACGATTTACCTTACCTAATGATATTTTGATTTTAGATGAAACCTATAATGCTGCCCCAGAAGCCATGTTAGCGGCGTTGCAGTTATTGGCAGATACCCCTGGAAAGCGGAAAATAGCTGTTTTGGGGGCAATGAAGGAATTAGGGGCAAGATCCCCACAACTGCATCAACAAGTTGGCGAAATGGTGCAGAATTTGCAGTTAGATGGTTTGCTAGTTTTGGTTGATGGAGAAGATGCGGAAAACATCGCTAAAAGTGCTGTTGGTATACCTTCTGAGTGTTTTCTCACCCATACCGATTTGGTAGCGAGATTAAAGAATTATATGCAGGAGGGCGATCGCTTATTATTTAAAGCAGCCCATTCCGTCGGATTAGATCGGGTTGTCAATGAGTTACGGGTAGAATTACTTACTTGA
- a CDS encoding molybdopterin-dependent oxidoreductase: MVVLNVWKNLALASLGIATICLVGCTKKPTDQQLEVWRKEAVTRNRQILADNDKNNQQRQWNLVIQGETTTGKPVTLNWQQIQDLAQANVNTVDANNIVNPSQVFNFRGIAINTLLQKFGIQPGVTEVTFVSYDAYQVTIKIEDLLTYPIILALTRNNQQIQRSQGGPIYLVFPYTQHQELKQKYDEGMWAFYVTDIIVGTEKALVRVGQREFNLADLDKLPQVTLTQKVGYRVWWPSNKVQIQGVRVRDVLSLAGVNLTPKGSVVISGKPAVYRKTTEAINLTAEEVRNCDILLATRWDNDKKPISSKMGGPVTLAFGNNCQAETKQLKWVTFVEELTVKP; encoded by the coding sequence GTGGTTGTATTGAATGTCTGGAAAAACTTGGCCTTAGCATCTTTAGGGATAGCTACAATCTGCTTGGTAGGTTGCACAAAAAAGCCGACAGATCAACAATTGGAAGTATGGCGTAAAGAAGCAGTTACGCGCAATAGGCAAATTCTGGCAGATAACGACAAAAACAATCAGCAGCGTCAGTGGAATTTAGTTATTCAGGGTGAAACAACGACTGGTAAACCTGTAACCCTAAATTGGCAGCAGATACAAGATTTAGCTCAAGCCAATGTCAATACAGTTGATGCAAATAACATCGTTAACCCAAGTCAGGTATTTAATTTTCGTGGCATAGCTATAAACACACTGTTACAAAAGTTTGGTATTCAACCAGGAGTAACTGAAGTAACTTTTGTCTCTTACGACGCTTATCAAGTCACAATCAAAATAGAAGACTTGCTGACTTACCCAATCATTTTAGCACTTACCAGAAATAATCAACAAATTCAGCGTAGTCAAGGAGGCCCGATTTATTTAGTCTTTCCTTATACCCAGCATCAGGAACTCAAACAAAAATATGATGAAGGTATGTGGGCATTTTACGTCACCGATATCATAGTTGGTACAGAAAAAGCCCTAGTGCGAGTGGGTCAGCGTGAATTTAATTTAGCAGATCTTGACAAATTACCTCAAGTTACCCTGACACAAAAAGTTGGTTATCGAGTCTGGTGGCCAAGTAACAAGGTTCAAATACAGGGTGTCAGAGTGCGCGATGTTTTGTCCTTAGCTGGTGTTAACTTAACCCCAAAGGGATCTGTGGTTATAAGTGGTAAACCAGCAGTTTACCGTAAAACAACAGAAGCAATAAATTTAACCGCTGAAGAAGTCCGCAACTGTGATATTCTCTTAGCTACCAGATGGGATAACGACAAAAAACCAATTTCATCGAAAATGGGTGGCCCAGTGACTCTAGCTTTCGGTAATAACTGTCAAGCAGAAACCAAGCAACTCAAATGGGTGACTTTTGTAGAAGAGTTGACTGTAAAGCCATGA